The uncultured Desulfatiglans sp. DNA window TCGCTGTTTCGGCAAAACCGGATGAACCGGGGCCTTCGCGCTGACCTCCTTCTCCACGGAAGAGCTTTGGAAGAATCCGCCGGGATGGCCCGCCTGGAAGGGGCTTTCCAGGGATCAGCAGGGGTTGTCACCCGGCTGGAAGTTGTTTCTCTGGTGGCGGGAGATCTCCCCCTCGATCATGTAGATGACCTCTTCAGCGATGTTCGTGGCATGGTCCGCGATCCGCTCGAGATGACGCGCCACCAGAAGCATGTTGATCAGGTAGGCGACACGGTCGGGGTGAAGCATGATCGTGTCCTTGACCTTGTCATAGATCCGCCGGTTCATTTCATCCACCTCATCGTCCATGAGGCACACCTTGTAAGCCAGATCAACGTCCATGTTGACCAGTGCGTCCAGGCTGCTCTTGACCATACTCTCCGCCTTTTCGGTCATCCGGCTGTAGTCGAAGGGCACGTTCAGGGGCGGGCGCTTCGCGATATTGACCACCCGTTCCGCGATGTTGACCGCCTCGTCGCCGATCCTCTCGAGATCGTTGTTGATCTTGATGACCGCCGTGATGAAGCGCAGATCCACTGCGACCGGCTGGTGCAGGGCGAGGATCTTGAGGCATTCCTCCTCCACTTCGACCTCGATTTCGTCCACTTCCCGGTCTGCTTTGATGATCTCTCGCGCCAACTCCCCGTCCCGGGTTTCGATGGCCTGGATGGCCATGCGGACCCGGTCCTCCACGAGGGCCCCCAGGGTGAGGATCCGCTTTTTCAGATGTGCCAGTTCACGCTGAAAGTGCCTCATCGCCCTTCCTTTCGATCGGGTTGAATGGCCGCCGAAAAACGCCCTCCCGGTGCGTCTCGCTCATCCCTCAGCTGCCGTGCAGTCGAGCAAGCAGGGTTTCGGTGGATGCTGCGGGGTTCGAATCCAAACATTTTCCTCGGCCTGTGAGCGGTAAGTTTCTCGACGCCCTGTCAACCGAAACGGCCCGTGATGTAATCGGAGGTCTGTTTCAGTCTGGGACGGGTGAAGATGTTTTTGGTTTTGCCGGACTCGATCAGACGGCCCATGTAGAAGAAGGCGGTGCGGTCCGAGATCCTCGCGGCCTGCTGCATGTTGTGGGTGACGATGATGATCGTGTAGTCCCGCTTCAGTTCGTGGACCAGTTCCTCGATCTTCTGGGTCGCAATCGGGTCCAGGGCCGATGCCGGTTCGTCCATGAGGAGGACCTCGGGTTCGACGGCCATGGCGCGCGCGATGCAGAGGCGCTGCTGTTGCCCGCCCGAAAGCCCCAGGGCGGATTCGTTCAGGCGGTCCTTGACCTCGTCCCAGAGCGCGGCCCCTTTGAGGCTTTTCTCCACCGCCTCCGAGATCATTATGCGGTTTTTGACGCCTTTGACCCGGAGGCCGTAGGCCACGTTTTCGAAGATCGTTTTCGGGAAGGGGTTCGGCTTCTGGAACACCATCCCGATGCGCCGGCGGAGGCTGACCACATCGAGATCCGGGTGGTAGATGTCCTGACGGTCGAGCAGAATCTCCCCTTCGACCCTCGAAGAGGGAATCAGGTCGTTCATGCGGTTCAGGCATCGCAGAAGGGTGCTTTTCCCGCACCCCGAGGGACCGATCAGGGCGGCCACCTGATTGCTGAAAAAGTCCATGTCGATGTGTTGCAGGGCGTGGAACGGGCCGTAGTAAAAATCGAGGCCGCGAACCTGCATCTTGACCTCTTCCTCGATGCCGGCATCCGGATCGGCGTCGGTGTTCTCGTTCGCGGCGGGGATCGTGGACATTCGGGTCACCTCTTCTTTTGGAGTCTTGCGCGGTAGATGATCGCCACCAGGTTCAGGCCCAGGACGAGGATGATCAGGACGAGTGCCGTCCCATACTGAAGCGGGCGGGTCTGCTCGATGTCTGTCCCCGCGGTGGCCAGGACGTAGATGTGGTAGGGCAGGGCCATGATCTCGTCGAAGATCGAGGAAGGCATCGACGGAGTGAAAAAGACCGCCGCGGTGAACATGATCGGGGCGGTTTCACCCGCAGCCCGGCTGAGGCCCAGGATGGCCCCGGTCAATATGCCCGGAAGGGCCGCCGGCAGCACGACCTTCGATATGGTCTGCCACTTGGTGGCGCCGAGCCCCAGGGACGCCTCCCGGTAGGTCTGGGGAACGGCCTTGAGGGCTTCTTCCGCCGATCCGATGATGACCGGCAGGGTCAGGGCCGCCAGGGTCAGAGAGCCGGCCAGGATGCTGACGCCCATCTTGAGATAGACGACGAAAAAGGCGAGTCCGAAGAGCCCGAAGACGACTGACGGAACCCCGGCCAGGTTGTTGATTCCCAGGCGGATGATCCGCATCGCCCGTCCGGGTTTGGCGTATTCATGCAGGTAGATGGCCGAGGCGACGCCGATTGGAAGGGCGATCACGATGGCGCCGATGCTGAGGCAGAGGGTGCCGACGATGCAGGGGAGGATGCCGCCCCGCGTCATCGAATCGATCGGCGGCTGCGTGAGGAAGGTCCAATTGATGGCCTTCCAGCCGTTTTTGACCAGGAAGAAGACCACCACGAGCAGCGCGAGGCCGTTGATCAAGGCGGCGCCTCGAAAGAGCCAGAACATGGCGCTCTGGACGAATCGTCTCTTCAGGGACAGGCGGTTGTTGGCCCCGGGGTCCAAGGTCGTTCTGGGATGTTTATCCATCAAAGTGTCGCGGCTCCGGTCTGTTTGTAGCGATGGGCGACATGGTCGGCGATCAGGTTGAAAAGGAGCGTGAACAGGAAAAGGACGACGCCGGTCGCAAACAGGGCATAGTAATGGTCGCCCCGGAACGGGGCCTCGGCCATCTCGGCCGCGATGCTGGCGGGCATGGGCCGCACGGGGTCGAAGAGCGAGGTCGGGATCATGGCCGCCCCGCCGGCAACCATCAGGACCACCATGGTTTCCCCGATCGCCCGCGACATTCCGAGGATCACCGCCGTGGATATCCCTGAGAGGGAGGCGGGGATGATCACCCGGGCGATGGTTTCCCAGCGGGTGGCCCCCAAGGCCAGGGAGGCCTCCTTGAGTTCACGGGGCACGCTGAAGATGGCGTCCTCCGAGATGCTGCAGATGGTCGGCACCGACATGAAGGCCAGCATCAGGGAGGCATTGAACAGGTTGAGGCCTGTCGGGAGATTGAAAGTGTTCTGCAGGAATGGGGCGACGATCACCATCCCGAAAAAACCGATGACGACGGAGGGGAGCGCCGCGAGCAGTTCGACGATGGGCTTGACCCACTGTCTCAGACGGTGAGAGGCCGATTCGGCCAGATAGAGCGCCGTCATGACACCTAGGGGAATGGAGATGACCGAGGCGACCAGGGTCACCGAAAGGGACGCGAGGATGAGGGGAAAGATTCCGAAATCCGGCGGGTCCGATGTCGGGTACCAGTACCGCCCGAAAAGAAAATCGGACACCGGTACATCACGGAAAAGCGGTACGCCCTCGGCGAAGAGAAACAGCATGATGAAGGACAGCGTGGCGATGGAGGCGAGCGCGGTCAGAAAGAAGAAGACACGGATCGCACGTTCTTTGCGCTGCCTGGCAGGGCCGGTGTGTTGGGCTTTGAGCTTTTTCGTCATAGGAGATATGTACACGCCGCAGGTCGAGGCGGCAGGGTTCTTTTCATCGGAGGCGCCGCCTCCCCCGCAGTCAAACGGCACAGGACGCACGGTTCTATAGTGCGTCCTGCCGCCGTGTCAGATAATCGTGCGTCCGAGCCGGTCAATAAAGCGGAACGAACCCGGCATCCTTGACATATTTCTGTCCCTTTTCGGGATGCAGGACGAAATTGATGAAGTCGAGGGTATCCCCCACAGGCCATCCCTGGGTGAACATGTAGAGGGCGCGGCTGATCGGATAGGTCCCGTTCAGGGTGCTTTCGGGTGTGCCGGCGACGCGGTCGACCATCAAGGCCTTGACGCTTCCGTCGATGTACCCGATGCCGATGTAGCCGATGGCGTTCGGGTTTTTGGAGACCGCCTGGACGATGGCGCCGTTCGAGGCCTGCAGCAGGGCGGCGGGAAAGACCCGCTCCTTTTGCATGACCTTTTCCTCCCAGACCTCGTAGGTGCCCGACGAGGTGTCGCGGGAGATGACGACGATCGGCCGGTCAGGGCCGCCGATTTCGCGCCAGTTCTTGATCTTGCCCATATAGATGTCCTTGAGCTGCATCAGGGTGACGTTGGCGATGGGGTTGCCGGGGTGCACCACGGGGACGATGCAGTCATAGGCCACCGCGAACGGGACCGGGTAGCGGCCCTTTTCCACGGCGAGCTTGACTTCCTTGTCCTTGATGAACCGGGAGCTGTTGGCGATGTCGGTGGACCCGTCGATCAGGGCCTTGATCCCGTTGCCGGATCCGCCCCCTGACAGGGAGATTTTCACGTCCGGGAACTGCTGCATGTAGGCCTCGGACACCTTCTGGGCGATGGGCAGGACGGTGGTGGATCCCTTGATGGTGATGCTGCCGGCCCATGCGGATCCCGCTATGAGGCAAAAAACTGCCATGGAACTCAAAATGATCGCGATTTTCTGTCGCATGGATAGTCCTCCTGAAATGGGATATCGTTCCTGTGTGCTCATCGACGGCGCGGCCTCTTTGCCGTTTCCGGGATCAGGGGGCCGGCCCGGGCATCCGCTGCCGCCCTCCGCCTCGAGGGGCGTCGGCCGGCACATTGGATATTCGTTCGGCTCGAAGGCCGCCGTTTCCTGAACCGCCGCCGGGGAGCATCTGTTGGTTTTCGAAACGCTTTGTGCCGGGAGCCTGTCCGCATCGGACAATCACCCCCTATTCAAAGCCAGACATGTTAGAATTTCGTTAGCATCGGGTTAGGATTTCGTGGACGGCCTGTTCCGTATCTTTCGCACCCCCTTTCAGTTTCGCTGCCTTCAACCGGTCGCAGAAATAAGGTTGGCCTGGGGGGAGCCCCAGGCCCTGTCCTTCCAGGGCGAGGTGTGTTGATTTGGGTGAACCCGGCCAGGAAAGAGTGATGATGTGAAAGACAATGCGCGGGCGGTGTTCGACCCGTGTTAGCCGAGGGTTAAAATTCGATGAAGGCGGTACATCATGGAGAAAAATGCGGAGGGCGGATAAATCTGGACGTTGCTCCGTCGAGTGGATGCCGCAAGGGCGGGAGCCGTCATTGGTCCGGGTCCGAAGGCTGGCAGGCTTGAACTCGAGGCCGTGCGTCTCTCTCCGGCCCGGAGAGAGATGCCCGTTTGCCGGACAGTGAAGGCCGAACTCCGCGGCGGGGTCCGCAAGAGACGGCTAAAGGTATCGGACTTTGACCATATTGGTCGAACCGGGCACCCATACCGGATGACCGGCCGTGATGACCACCAGGTCCTTTTCCCTGACGTTGCCTGAATCGAGCGCCGCAGCGGCGGCCTTGTCGAACATGTCGTCGGTGTCGGAAGGCCTTGCGACCAGGATCGGAAGGCACCCCCAGCAGAGGGTGAGTCTCCTGACGGTCTCCTCGGAGGGGGAGACCGCGATCAGGTGGTTTCCGGGGCGGAAGCTCGAGATGAGGCGTGCGGTCTGACCGGACCGGGTAGGTGCGATGATGGCGGCGGCATGCAGACGTTCGGCCAGGGTGCAGGAGGCATGGGCCACCGCTTCCGGGATGTCGCCACCCACCGGGCGCTCCAGGTACCTGGCATGGGGAAAGTGGATTTCGGTCTGTTGAAGGATCTGCGCCATGAACCGGACCGCTTCCACAGGATATCGTCCGCTGGCCGTTTCCTCCGAGAGCATGACTGCATCCGTCCCGTCCAGCACCGCATTGGCCACATCCGTCGCTTCGGCCCGAGTTGGACGGGGCGAGTCGACCATGGACCGCAGCATCTGGGTGGCCGTGATGACCGGTTTTCCCAGACGGTTGGCCTTTTCGATGGTCTCTTTCTGGATCATGGGGACTTCATAGAGCGGGATTTCCACCCCCAAATCCCCGCGAGCCACCATGACCCCGTCGGCCGCCCGCAGGATTTCGTCGATGTGCTGAACGGCCTCGTGCTTTTCGATCTTGGCGATTACAGGCGTATCCTTGCCGGCCTGGGCGATCATCTCCCTGATCTGGTCGATCTCCTGCCGGCTCCGGACGAAGGAAAGGGCGACACAGTCGACCTCCTGCTCCAGCCCGAAGCGGAGGTCATGCTTGTCCTTTGCGGTGATGGATGGCGTGCTGATGGTTCGCGAGGGGAGGTTGACGCCCTTGTGCGAGGTCAGGATGCCTCCGGTGATGACCTCGCAGATGATTCGGGGGGGAATGACCTCCAGAACCTTGAGTTCGAGAAAGCCGTCGGCCAGGAGAATCCGGTCCCCGGGCTTCACTTCGTCGGGCAGGGTGGGGTAGGAGATGGACACCTGGACAACGGTTCCGTCGATCTTTTCGGAGGTGAGGATGAAGCGCTGGCCGGCCTTCAGGGTGATGCCGGGGTCCGGGATCCTCCCGACGCGGATCTTCGGCCCGCCGAGGTCCTGCAGGATTCCGACGGGCCTCTTTAGCTCGGCGGATAAAGCGCGGAGGGCCTTGATCTTGGCGGCATGGTCCCTGTGGGTTCCATGCGAGAAATTCAGCCTGGCGACGCTCATGCCGTTCAGGATAAGGGCTCTCAGGGTCTCGGGCGATTCGCTGGCCGGACCGATGGTGCAGACGATCTTGGTCTTCGGAAAGGGCATCGTAGTTCCTTTCTTCGACGGATCACGCGGGCCGATGCTGCGGCTGAGGAAGCACGGATGGGAGACGAAAGAGGGGGAACGTATTCCCCCTCTTGGTGATCTGAGAATATGATGGGGTGAGTGAAGGGATTTGAACCCTCGACCGCTGGGGCCACAACCCAGTGCTCTGCCAGCTGAGCTACACTCACCATCGACCATCCTTCTATCACAGATGCTGGGGCCGAGGCAAGCGCAAAGTTTGGTCCGGGCCTCCAGGGGTTGCCCCCTCTCTTTCCGGTGGATATCCGCCTTCCGGACTCCGGCTCCGCCAGAGGCCTTGGACGGAGGAATGGACATTGACGGATCGGAGGAGGTCTTTTATAGTTTTCATCGACACGATCCACGAAAGGAGTGTTTGAGTGGGCAACGAAGACAGACAGCTTTTCTTGCGGAAGATCCCCGGCGTCGAT harbors:
- the phoU gene encoding Phosphate-specific transport system accessory protein PhoU homolog; protein product: MRHFQRELAHLKKRILTLGALVEDRVRMAIQAIETRDGELAREIIKADREVDEIEVEVEEECLKILALHQPVAVDLRFITAVIKINNDLERIGDEAVNIAERVVNIAKRPPLNVPFDYSRMTEKAESMVKSSLDALVNMDVDLAYKVCLMDDEVDEMNRRIYDKVKDTIMLHPDRVAYLINMLLVARHLERIADHATNIAEEVIYMIEGEISRHQRNNFQPGDNPC
- the pstB gene encoding high-affinity phosphate transport protein (ABC superfamily, atp_bind) (Evidence 2b : Function from indirect experimental evidences (e.g. phenotypes); Product type t : transporter) encodes the protein MSTIPAANENTDADPDAGIEEEVKMQVRGLDFYYGPFHALQHIDMDFFSNQVAALIGPSGCGKSTLLRCLNRMNDLIPSSRVEGEILLDRQDIYHPDLDVVSLRRRIGMVFQKPNPFPKTIFENVAYGLRVKGVKNRIMISEAVEKSLKGAALWDEVKDRLNESALGLSGGQQQRLCIARAMAVEPEVLLMDEPASALDPIATQKIEELVHELKRDYTIIIVTHNMQQAARISDRTAFFYMGRLIESGKTKNIFTRPRLKQTSDYITGRFG
- the pstA gene encoding Phosphate ABC transporter, permease protein PstA, whose protein sequence is MDKHPRTTLDPGANNRLSLKRRFVQSAMFWLFRGAALINGLALLVVVFFLVKNGWKAINWTFLTQPPIDSMTRGGILPCIVGTLCLSIGAIVIALPIGVASAIYLHEYAKPGRAMRIIRLGINNLAGVPSVVFGLFGLAFFVVYLKMGVSILAGSLTLAALTLPVIIGSAEEALKAVPQTYREASLGLGATKWQTISKVVLPAALPGILTGAILGLSRAAGETAPIMFTAAVFFTPSMPSSIFDEIMALPYHIYVLATAGTDIEQTRPLQYGTALVLIILVLGLNLVAIIYRARLQKKR
- the pstC gene encoding Phosphate ABC transporter, permease protein PstC, whose protein sequence is MRPVPFDCGGGGASDEKNPAASTCGVYISPMTKKLKAQHTGPARQRKERAIRVFFFLTALASIATLSFIMLFLFAEGVPLFRDVPVSDFLFGRYWYPTSDPPDFGIFPLILASLSVTLVASVISIPLGVMTALYLAESASHRLRQWVKPIVELLAALPSVVIGFFGMVIVAPFLQNTFNLPTGLNLFNASLMLAFMSVPTICSISEDAIFSVPRELKEASLALGATRWETIARVIIPASLSGISTAVILGMSRAIGETMVVLMVAGGAAMIPTSLFDPVRPMPASIAAEMAEAPFRGDHYYALFATGVVLFLFTLLFNLIADHVAHRYKQTGAATL
- the pstS gene encoding Phosphate binding protein, whose protein sequence is MRQKIAIILSSMAVFCLIAGSAWAGSITIKGSTTVLPIAQKVSEAYMQQFPDVKISLSGGGSGNGIKALIDGSTDIANSSRFIKDKEVKLAVEKGRYPVPFAVAYDCIVPVVHPGNPIANVTLMQLKDIYMGKIKNWREIGGPDRPIVVISRDTSSGTYEVWEEKVMQKERVFPAALLQASNGAIVQAVSKNPNAIGYIGIGYIDGSVKALMVDRVAGTPESTLNGTYPISRALYMFTQGWPVGDTLDFINFVLHPEKGQKYVKDAGFVPLY
- a CDS encoding Pyruvate kinase gives rise to the protein MPFPKTKIVCTIGPASESPETLRALILNGMSVARLNFSHGTHRDHAAKIKALRALSAELKRPVGILQDLGGPKIRVGRIPDPGITLKAGQRFILTSEKIDGTVVQVSISYPTLPDEVKPGDRILLADGFLELKVLEVIPPRIICEVITGGILTSHKGVNLPSRTISTPSITAKDKHDLRFGLEQEVDCVALSFVRSRQEIDQIREMIAQAGKDTPVIAKIEKHEAVQHIDEILRAADGVMVARGDLGVEIPLYEVPMIQKETIEKANRLGKPVITATQMLRSMVDSPRPTRAEATDVANAVLDGTDAVMLSEETASGRYPVEAVRFMAQILQQTEIHFPHARYLERPVGGDIPEAVAHASCTLAERLHAAAIIAPTRSGQTARLISSFRPGNHLIAVSPSEETVRRLTLCWGCLPILVARPSDTDDMFDKAAAAALDSGNVREKDLVVITAGHPVWVPGSTNMVKVRYL